Part of the Tenebrio molitor chromosome 4, icTenMoli1.1, whole genome shotgun sequence genome, ATGCCTTAAACCTAACATGACTAGTGGACCTGATGAGATACCAAGCCTTGTGATAACGGATTGTGCGGCGGTCTTCGCCGATCCTTTGTGTTTCCTATTCAACCTAATATTAAATACTAGTTGTTATCCTATGAGATGGAAGACTTCGGCGGTGCGCCCCATTCACAAAAAGGATGACAGATCGGAGATTACCAACTACAGGCCTATTGCCTTAATCAGTAACTTTGCAAAGGTCTTTGAATATGTCCTGTATAATTCCTCACTCCATTATGTCTCTCACAAGCTATCTCCGAATCAGCATGGCTTCACAAAGTGTCGGTCCACCGAGACGAACTTGGCGTCGATCAGTCAGTATCTATCTGATGCGTTAGATAACCATTCCCAAGTGGATGTAGTTTACACGGATCTCTCGAAGGCCTTCGACATGATTGATCATGGTCTTTTGTTGATCAAATTGGAGTCATTCGGTTTTTCGGATAATCTTGTGGAGCTAATAAGGTCTTATTTAAGCGATCGATTTATGTACGTGGGAGTGAATGGGTATGCGTCTAAGCCCTTTAAGCAGGAGTCTGGCGTTCCGCAGGGTTCTGTTTTGGGTCCgctgttttttaatatcttcATAAACGATCTGGTGGACGATCTCGACGTACCGCACCTCTTGTTTGCCGATGACATGAAGATTTACCTTACGATAGACTCGATTGATGATGCTCTTCGACTTCAAGGCTGTATTGAGGAGATCTCTAGAAGGTGTAAGTTAAATAACCTTGTTCTCAACCATCTTAAGTGTAGCATAGTCTCATTCACAAGGAAGACCAAGCCTCTCTTATTTGACTATAAAATCAACGGCTCCATTCTTACAAGACGTGAGTCTATTAGAGATCTGGGTGTCATCTTCGATTCCAAACTATCCTTCGGCGAACACATTCGGACCATTGCGGGGACTGCCTTCAGGGCACTGGGTTTTGTTTTGCGTGCTGGCAGGGAATTCTCTGATGTTACGACCCTGAAGCTTCTGTACATCACCTATGTGAGATCCCGGCTCGAGTATGCTTCCCTTGTGTGGTCACCGATATATGATGTTCACTCTTCTCTTCTGGAGCGAGTGCAACGCAGATTCCTGAAGAATGTAGTCTTCATGTTGAATGGTGCATATCCGCCTCGTGGGTGTCCACAAGGTCTTCTGCTCGGTGAGGTTGGTCTGCAGTCTCTGCTTGATAGACGCATGGAGCATTCGGTGatctttttgttcaaattgttcaGAGGGCTGCAGGAATGTCCTCCCGTTCTGGAGAGGATCAGCTTGAGGGTTAGCCGGTCGGGATCTAGGGTAAGGAGTGTTTTCTACATTGGTCAGCGCCACACGGACATCGGGCTCAAGTCACCCGTCACTCGAATGCTGCGAAATTACCAGAGTGTCGAGGCCCacatcgatattttttgttgcagcatttcgcaaatcaaaaaattcttctccATCTCCTCGTGAATTAGGGCGATCCTACTCAGATGAGTACTCGGTAGTTGTAGCCTGGGTGTTGGGATGCTCTCTGTGTAATGGTTGTTGTGTTGTGATTGTGTTttgtgtatcattttctttttggcagGGCTTCTAATTGGGCGTCAAGCCTGTTAGccgtcaacaataataataataataataataataataataataataatagatagAGTGCCGTGACAACTgtctaaatgtcaataaattcgctctctaataaaaacgcgccaaatgttgttgcaagtgcttcactgcaatccaatggtgctacagaagttagaaaacgcaaaaaatggactatggaaatgaatattttcattatacgggaatattttcggatcacgaaactacaggatgttgtgagtacttacaggcttgatttatttaaagcgttccaaagtaagtaagtacccccagtttcctgttactattcaaaatttagctgaccagaggagagccattatgaagaaaaactatatcccttcggcaattttagaaaagatcaaaaatgatgtaaagttagaattgtcaattaattattctgacaataatgaagtttctaataatttactccaaaattctgttgaaccgCAAAGTTTACAAAGTTTATCTAATCATAATGACTCTTTCTGTCCAATTATCGATTCACCAAACACCATACAAACAGACATACATAATTTAGACTTGAGCtataatgatatacatgttattaataaaaatttttactaccatcaaaattttaaagaacaaattgaagatgaatttaatagaactctgaacgaatttgaacatatagaaccatttaatagaccactattacctaaacaacaaagctccaaaaaattctttgcaatgattgaaattttaaatcaattcattttacctaaatttgtaaataacaccacaagttttaaaaaattacacagtattatatatagtggagctttaacaattatcagattaaatggatcaaaagaaattggccagacaaataatataaaaacgaaagaattaccaaaatgggaacaaagactaaataaacgtattaataatatcagacgagatttaggtagaataactcaatatttaaagggtataaattctaatcatctaaataattgtattcaatccattttaaataacaaccgaatacattatttaaaatataatgaatataataaaacattaatagaaatcaaagacactttattacaaaagttacatatttattctaaacgactcaaaagatataaaaataataaacaacggaaatttgaaaacaaactatttagaaataatgagaagttgttttacaaaaatttagcagataataaaactcaaactaACAATGGTACACcaaatataaacgaaattaaagaattctggtcaaacatatggtcaaatgaagttcaatttaataatcaggcagaatggattcctcatttagaaaatgatataccagatagtaataatcgacatcatattcaaattagccttgaaattttagttaaaaatattaatagttcacataattggaaatcccctggaggtgaccaaattcataacttttggttaaaaaaatttacttgtattcataaatgcttactttaacggatttattagggaacctaacacatttccagaggttttggcccatggtataacatatctgaaaccaaaagattccgatactaaaaatccatcaaaatataggccaatcacatgtctgcctacaatttataaaattatgacaaaaAGGTTGTCttaaagagtgttttggttgtaaagaacaactcataatagatacggtaataatggaacaagctagaaaaaataatagaaatatttataccgcattcatagactacaaaaaagcctatgattcagtaccacattcatggttaattaaaattcttaaaatttataaaattaatttggatttgattaactttttatctcatgttatgacattttggagaactactttaaatttatcaataaacaatactaaattaaaatccgagcctattcaaattaaacgggggatttatcaaggagattctttaagtcctttatggttttgtctagccattaatcctttgacaaatctattaaatagcactggatatggtttcaatattagacttaataataccacactatccaaattaaatcaccttctctatatggatgacataaaactttatgcatcaaaaaagaatcacattttatctttactaacaataactgaaaatttctcaaatgatattgggatgagttttggtattgataagtgtaaaatgcaatcaatatgtcgcggtcattacgaacatttagaatatataactcaaggagaaatcattaaaaatttaaataaaggagaattttataaatatttaggtattaatcaatcaaatcatattcaacactcaattataaaagaaaatttagaaaagcaattttatttaagaattaaatctattttaaaatcaaaattaaacggtaataatttaattaaagcagttaatacatatgctgttccatttctgacctattctttcggtgttataaaatggtccaaaactaatttacagaacataaacattaaaactagagttctttttacaaaatttagtaaacaccatcctaaatctgctattgaaagatttaatttaccacgcgaaaacggtggtaggggtttttcaaatctagaaatactgctaaaaaatcaaattgcttcactaaaaaattatttcctcaatagagctcgtgataacacctttttcaatgctttggtttcagccgataaaggctacacacctttaaatttaagtgataatataatttcagacattgttaagccaaatatacctgacacaatagcaaatataaaacagaagtctttacatgggagatactttaaagaactggaacaaccagaagttaatattcaggcatctcatgcatggcttaagaaatcaaatattcaccctgagacggagggttttatatttgcaatacaagatcgtgttataaatacaagaaattataaaaaacacatatgcggtttacaatcgataattgataaatgtaggatttgcggaactgaaggggaaacaattgaacacattatttcttcttgcaccgttttggctcaaagcgaatataaaaaacgacacgatatattcgctaaaattatacacatgaatttagctgttaaattcaatttattaaagaatacacaaccacattatagttatacaccagaaagttgtttggaaaatgacagttacaagttatattttgatagaacaattttaactgacattcatattaagcataacagaccagacattattattttaaataaacaacaaaagcaagcatatcttttagatatagctgttccaaattcacataatataacacagacatataacacaaaaattaataaatatttaaagctgtccgttgctatgagaaatctttggtgtttagaaaaaatttcgattttaccacttgtaatttcagcaacgggaatagtaccgcaatctctttttaaaaatttaaaaattctggatttagataacacattggtagttgaaattcaaaaaggtatattattatactcatgtcacatcgtgaggaagttccttaacattgacacagaacataatacacaacaaagtcaaaatgcggaggcaagacgccggtaattatgttgataagcactgcactattacttgatagtaatatccgtaatagtgtatgtactccggcaaaattgccgtgccgccgggtggaggtgggatagtataataataatatctaataatttgtttatttccgTCAATTGTACCATTGTTAtatataatatatatatattatacatatcttgattaaaattaacaaaatttatcATTGGAACTGATAATTACAGGTTGAAAAATATACAAAGTGCATAGATGCATATTTCCTTAGTTTTTTGAACGTATATTATGGTATTTTTCCTTCTTCGGAAATTTACCAAAGGGATTTTTCCATTTCATGATTTAGCAGGTAGACGAACATCCACATCATTAGAGATGGACTTATTTAATCTTCTTTGCTTGGTTGCGAAATGTCTCCCAAGAGGTGAATTTATCTCCCATGTGTTGATAATCTTCTTATTTCTAAATGAAGGCATTGAGTGTCTTTCACCTATCCTATTTACTTGTTTCACGGAAGGGTGGATCAACTATGAGATAAACAATTCCCTTtcatcaacatttttttcagttcTTACCATTTATTCAAGCACGTTAACTTTCCAAGTGTGTTAAAATGACTATACAGTATATCTGAGCCCGATGGTGCTAAGTCATAAAACGACCGAAACACTGACAGATTCCAGTGCGTCCAAAATATAAAGGAAAGGCGTTATTCTGCTTCTAGAGCGCAATTCAGCCTACCGGATGCGGatatttttggatttaaaataCTATCCCTGACATCTTCCCAGACATCATGTTTTCTCACTCTTACGCCCGCACACAGCTTTCAGAACAAGGATGGCCAGTTTGTTAACGTGATCTGAGCGCAAGTATCTTCCCAATAAAAGAAACAACCAGGTTTTATGACTTACCGGCATCCAACTCAAAAATAGAGAATAAGCAAGTAACATACAAAAATACCTTACTAAAGAAGTTAATTGCCGACAAAAAGTCTTGAAAATGATTGactttttcatatttatttccCCAGTCTGCGAAAAGAGGGTAAATTTACCAGTATTTTATACATATAAtatgattttatttaacaacaacgcaaattagtaattaataattacgttAATGTCCGACTGTATTGTTATTGAACGATAATGACACAGTTTTCTGATACGTTATTGGAGAAATAATCCCCATCAACTCATGGAGTTTTGACCGTTCTTCCCAACTCACCCTgaataaaaaaagtgttttagATTATGCATATTAATTGCATATTCCAATGCATAACTGCATATTTCAATGCATATTTTCATGCATTTTACATGcatattttggctattttttaGTGCATATTTTCCAATCTCTACTGCTAATAGATTTGTATTTAAATACACACAATATTTGCACATATGAATAAAGTCAATTCTCTTCTAAAagctttattattataaaaaaaggtgccaaaaaatttgaaaattgtaagttttaaaattgtcattttacggTAActaaagcaaaagaaaataaatgaattcatgtccgatttttttttctgatccACTTGAAGATAAATTAGTACTCCtctatatcattcagagtagaagatctttttgtgcttcgcccagtttccgacctcgacttcgtctcggtcttcaatctctgggcttagcacaaaaagactcacttctactctttatatagttattatttatttgatgaGTTTATACTTTTCatcttaattctttttttttttttgttacactAAATTCGGCGTATGTATTcacgaaaataaattatcatttAGCTAAACAATCACACTGAGTATTCACTTCATAACATTTTGGCTAATGAAAATgctctattttttaaaaatcgaccAATCAAATTGGAATTACGCGGTAATTTTTCACGCCAACAaattattgataatttttttgacaacttGTATCAGAGATTTTATgcatttatttgaagaaaacgcattattattaatgttaaCATTATTGTAATGAACGAAATTTGTAATTCAAATTTGTCGCGAAAAGTTTCTGTCAATTTTGTCAATTGTTAACctaacaaaagaaactttgTCTGTCGTGTTCGTATCGTGTTAGTGTGCACACGTGTTTTGTTGTCATCTTGTCATTGTCCAAATTGTAAAACGGCAAACAATTAAATCTCCCATTATTTTCGGTAATCTGTGATTATTTATCGATCCCGGATCCTCATCTCAACAATTAAATATGAATTGATAtattgattataattttaatttggcctAAATTTAAGGTGCAGCGATCATTAGATGAATACTCAAATCGAATTTCCCTCGTGATTGAGAAATTCCAGATAATTTTGTTAGTGATCACTCGTGTCTGCTGTTAAATTCCCTACTGGTGTCCTCCTGTCGAGAATTTTTACAACAGCAGACACTTGTGATCACCGACACAAAATTATCGGTAATTTCTCAATCACTACGGCAATTATATATGATACTTTCCAAGAACGTAatttcgataaaaaatttaaattcaattcaatCAATTTTGATAAAACATTATTATCACACATTTATTTAGTACGtgataaaatgaaattgtaaTCTTActtatataataaaaataaagtaagtTGGATTCTTCTATCATTGTAAAGTGTGTTGGTGCTGTCAGAAAACTAACCGCTTGAACTTTTTACTTTCAATTTGTTCTAaggtaatatttttattgaattataTGTTCTAACAGAAAACTTTCGTGATATTGATATGAATTAGAAACTGATTTTTGCTGTATTAGAATTCAGCTTTCAATTGAGTTTCCTTTTATATAAACCGGAGgcattaatttaatcagtaatcaGTTTTGAGCTAcgtatgacatttgtcaaacaGAATGAAATTACACAATAAAACGaaacacattaaaataaaataaacagaaaCTATTATTCAGTTCTTCTTATTAACATTATCTAATGtaatgaaatatggtgagTTCATAAGatatactctcgtgtcaaaaataatttactccctagaattcgaacttttagggaaataacgtttttcatgttgtgtaactagaattttcaaaagtaattttgaatgcttaaggttggttactatgaattgagaaattaagtccaactaaatacgccgccagaaaccaaaattgattgtgaaacgaaaaaatatcCATCACTTACCTTACggttacgatatcttttgtttatCACCAGAAATGCGTGAagtgagtgttttttgtgcatgaaaaggtcttctACGCCGAGAcgcaggtcgaggcagtaaaaGCCTTTGATTCCACagaaaacagtgtgtgaagtgaaaaacagaaaagctTATGtgtgtgaaatcgcatttcacacagtGTTATGTTATTATATTACACAAcagtgtaaaaaaattgtatgtaaGAAAATGACCTACTTCACACACAGTTATCTATTGAAAAAATCGGCGGGCATAAATTGGACGCTGGCCAGCTGACTGACTGTTTAATCCTACCCTTAAACTGGATGCCGCACAGAggattaatttactttttacttgtttcttttttttccataaTGATAAGTGGATATTTCGTAAATTTCATATCAGATTTGGGAAGAAACTTCTGTAAAACCTCAAAGTTTAACTAACGTAAAGAACTGTTACGTATCAACATTATACCGTTTTAATTTAGGTGAAATTACAAGATTGCGCTTTGTAAAATGTGTAGCTGATTTATATTCTAATGTAAatagagaaataattaaattataaaatatgcaCTATACAAggtgtcaataaaaattttttttttgtaagtcagtgttattttattataatcgGTCAGAATCGTACAAGGTACATCTAAAATATAATTCACAATAATAGCATGTTTAAATCAGAATTCTTACTAAAACAATTATCAAATATTTGACTTTGCatcttgtttgttattatcatgatttattttatgtacgacttataattataaaaaaattaatgtagggtaaggtttatttttatcatttgagtgtttatacatatatttgaaataaatatcgaCTAAGTGAATTGCACAATGACACAAAAATCTCAGCTCCAATTACAAAATGTCCTACATTTTTGATAAGATTTAATAAGAGCTTTAATTAACaggttaataattattttctctaATGTATCATTGAAAAGAAAGATAATTAATACTTACATACATTCCCAGTACAAATATTTGTACCTACTGAGAATCAAAAGAATTCGTAActcttttgtttaatttatatcggGTGTAAATTTCCCTTCAAAGTTGGCgatgaagagtcgattgttgtgaacgcaccacagatTACAGACCACGAATctgctgtttaaatctaacctcactttttgctttgtttgtatttttactctgcagactggtGATgggtacgttcacaatcgactcttcaacgccaactttgaggggaaatttaaatgaacaccagatacaaaatttgtatgtattttgcgaaaaaatacgaaactAAATATTAGGAGGCGAAAAGAAAAACTTACGTTGTGTACTTATCCGCATTATaaagtaatttaaattaaagaattgAATATTTACTGCTAAACTAAATCATTTACGTATAATACAGTAGATCGAATATTACTTACGAACGAGAcaacgtcttttttttttaattgactcTAAATGTATTGGTTATAGTCGTACATTTATTTGCATTTGTATAAATACGCACAATGCATACGTTATagtgatttttcttttaataaatctTAGTGCGTAGGCTACTACAGGGtcgttataaatgattgtctcatcgcagtaggcgttggtgacgtagttgaatgtgccgcaggcttcataacatgagtgggactagtatcgccgataggtggggctactggcggtagtggaactCTGTCTACGTCTAACGTTACGAGGGTGGctcacatccaaaatttgtgtgggttttcaacgccaactacgatgggacaattatttataatgaccctgtacaatAAGAGGATAGACATATTGTACCACACCTCTTATATCATCGATTTTTCAGTCTAATCACGATGCCTAGTCAGGAAACTAGACTTCGTATAGTTAACAACACCACCACGGGGTTGACAACTGCGGTGTCCGGAATGGACGGTTTTGATTGGGATGGTAGTTCGCGACCAGACAGAAATTTTAATGGAGTTTTTATCCATGCCAAATCTTCACAAGAACGAAGAGCTGAAGTAAATAAATGGGCTAAAAACTGTCCTTTTATCATGACCCTAAATTTTCAAGACGGATCTGTAGATGTTTTCAAAGTAAACCAAAAATACGCTATAAACAAAGCCAGTGCAAATTTTGACCACAGGAGAAGATCACATAACATTTACTGCGAACGTCCAGGAAGCAAAGTACTTGTCATAAGAATAGAAAATACCTCGCAACAAATAGAGAACGAACAAGCAGAAAAACTGGACAAAGAAGCAATCGCAGCAATGAAAAATAAGCAATTTGAAGCAGCATTGAAGAAATTAGATGAAGCTTCGCGTTTAGCTCACGACACCAAAACTGTTCAAGGCATCAAGAATACAAAAGCTGAAATTAACAATCTACAGGGACAAGAACTGTTGCAACAAGTACTCGATTCGGAAAACGCAAACGAATCAAcaaaagcagaaaaaatgtttgacgCAAGTCTGAAGAAGTTTCAGGAAGCTGAAAGGATAAGACACACCGATGAGCACCGACGCAATTTGGAACTTGTCCAAACGAAAATTTCAGCAAACAAAATCTTCAACGCGGGTAATGATGCAGAAAAGGAGGCGCTTGAAATGTTGAAGAAAGCCAGAGAGTCAGATGTTCAGAATGATTTTGTCGCTgcacaaaataaatataaggATGCTTTAAATAAGTATAAGGAAGCAAAGGAGAAATTTGACGAAGGAGTGAAGAAAGATAagggcaaatttgaaatgtcttCCAAGATTGCAGCTGAGAAAGTTAttgatattgaaaaaattgtggGGGACATTGATatcgaaattttaaattctgaAATAGTTAAAACGACAGTGACCGATAATGACGTAGAAAATAGTGATGTCAATACTGACAGAAAAGATAATACAGTA contains:
- the LOC138129331 gene encoding inner centromere protein A-like, producing MPSQETRLRIVNNTTTGLTTAVSGMDGFDWDGSSRPDRNFNGVFIHAKSSQERRAEVNKWAKNCPFIMTLNFQDGSVDVFKVNQKYAINKASANFDHRRRSHNIYCERPGSKVLVIRIENTSQQIENEQAEKLDKEAIAAMKNKQFEAALKKLDEASRLAHDTKTVQGIKNTKAEINNLQGQELLQQVLDSENANESTKAEKMFDASLKKFQEAERIRHTDEHRRNLELVQTKISANKIFNAGNDAEKEALEMLKKARESDVQNDFVAAQNKYKDALNKYKEAKEKFDEGVKKDKGKFEMSSKIAAEKVIDIEKIVGDIDIEILNSEIVKTTVTDNDVENSDVNTDRKDNTVSVIE